In the Variovorax sp. S12S4 genome, one interval contains:
- a CDS encoding pyridoxamine 5'-phosphate oxidase family protein, with protein MTTTDEHAKLWDLIKDTRYGMLTHRHADGQLHSHPLTTQSKNIEEGSTLYFFVPKNGDIARHVASDPSVNIAYANTDADSYVSVTGRATLREDQAKKEALFNPAAKAWFPGGATDPNLALLAVEIIGAEYWDVKESKMVQLLKMAKAAITGDQPPSLGEHKKLDIG; from the coding sequence ATGACCACCACCGACGAACACGCCAAGCTCTGGGACCTGATCAAGGACACCCGCTACGGCATGCTGACCCATCGCCACGCCGACGGCCAGCTGCACAGCCATCCGCTCACCACGCAGAGCAAGAACATCGAAGAAGGCTCGACGCTCTACTTCTTCGTGCCCAAGAATGGCGACATTGCGCGCCATGTGGCAAGCGACCCCAGCGTGAACATCGCCTACGCCAACACCGACGCCGACAGCTATGTGTCCGTGACCGGCCGCGCCACGCTGCGGGAAGACCAGGCCAAGAAGGAAGCTCTTTTCAATCCCGCAGCCAAGGCCTGGTTTCCCGGCGGTGCGACCGATCCGAACCTGGCATTGCTTGCAGTCGAAATCATCGGCGCCGAATACTGGGACGTGAAGGAAAGCAAGATGGTGCAGTTGCTGAAGATGGCCAAGGCGGCCATCACCGGCGATCAGCCGCCGTCGCTGGGCGAACACAAGAAGCTGGATATCGGCTGA
- a CDS encoding universal stress protein, whose amino-acid sequence MYKRILVATDGSSLSDKAVDAAIDLALLARAELVSVTVTHLLPYGYFEGSMVMNQREIEASQEQVDNDAQRLVDTVRTTAAAKGVRSAQAIVIKSNQVAEAIISTAKNQQCDLIVMASHGRRSLARLLMGSETLHVLTHSHIPVLVLR is encoded by the coding sequence ATGTACAAGCGCATCCTCGTCGCAACCGATGGCTCTTCACTCTCCGACAAAGCGGTCGACGCCGCCATCGACCTGGCCTTGCTGGCGCGGGCCGAACTGGTGAGCGTGACCGTCACGCACCTGCTGCCCTATGGCTACTTCGAAGGCTCGATGGTGATGAACCAGCGCGAAATCGAAGCCTCGCAGGAGCAGGTGGACAACGACGCCCAGCGCCTCGTCGATACGGTGCGGACCACCGCGGCGGCCAAGGGCGTTCGCAGCGCGCAAGCCATTGTGATCAAGTCCAACCAGGTGGCCGAGGCCATCATCTCGACGGCCAAGAACCAGCAATGCGACCTGATCGTGATGGCCTCGCACGGCCGGCGCAGCCTTGCGCGCCTGCTGATGGGCAGCGAAACTCTGCATGTGCTGACGCATTCGCACATTCCGGTGCTTGTGCTGCGATAG
- a CDS encoding GlsB/YeaQ/YmgE family stress response membrane protein produces MSLLWFLVVGLVAGWLAGILVKGGGFGLVGDLIVGVIGAFLGGFLFSTFGVSMGGGLVGSLIVATVGAVVLLFIVRLIKRA; encoded by the coding sequence ATGAGTCTTTTGTGGTTTCTGGTTGTGGGCCTGGTCGCCGGCTGGCTGGCCGGCATTCTTGTCAAGGGTGGCGGCTTCGGCTTGGTGGGCGATCTCATTGTGGGTGTGATCGGTGCTTTTCTTGGAGGCTTTTTGTTCAGCACGTTCGGCGTGTCGATGGGTGGCGGCCTTGTCGGCAGCCTGATCGTTGCCACCGTCGGTGCCGTCGTGCTCCTGTTCATCGTTCGCCTGATCAAGCGCGCATAG
- a CDS encoding AsmA family protein codes for MPRVAAWTLLLLLGLAAIGIALVLSLDWNRARPWINQRVSEATGRPFAIRGDLVLQWNNPETETGWRRWVPWPRLSAHDITLGNADWSKTGPHLAEIRQLTFSLNPLSLLDHTIRIPTLELAGPVLSLERTADGKNNWTLASDNTAPSAWKLDLQRLVLNHGTVKLADAQAKLNLKIDVESLPRETAEGYGIGWKLGGTFRQTPLHGSGRAGAVLSLQQDKKPYPLQAGVQIGTTRIDMAGTLTKPDALAALDLRLKLSGASMAHLYPITGITLPNTPPFSTEGHLVGKLDKAGGRWLYEHFKGSVGESDIGGTLEYISQQPRPLLRGQVQSNQLRLEDLAPLIGADSNASKAKRGAAAVQPTDKVLPVEKFDTASWGSIDADVKFAGRKIIHAKDLPIDSLVADLHLKDSVLSLTPLSFGVAGGTLAATVKLDGRQNPIRADVRFSARRLKIKELFPTLNTMQASLGEVGGDAALSAVGNSVASLLGTSNGEVKALVSKGTMSKFLLEAMGLNIGNVVATQIFGDKQVQLNCLASDFKVTQGVMQTRSFVLDTDESIINVTGQINLSSEQLALEIQPRNKALRVLSLRSPLYVKGTFKNPDVGVDKGAVALKLGAAIALGAVAPAAALLPLLNVGAEEFAGCAPLEAAATKKPQAPVAKAPSR; via the coding sequence ATCCCACGCGTTGCCGCCTGGACCCTGCTTCTCCTTCTGGGCCTGGCGGCCATTGGCATCGCACTTGTCCTGAGCCTTGACTGGAATCGTGCGCGGCCATGGATCAACCAACGCGTGAGCGAAGCGACCGGGCGCCCGTTTGCCATACGCGGCGACCTGGTCTTGCAGTGGAACAACCCCGAGACTGAAACAGGCTGGCGCCGCTGGGTGCCCTGGCCGAGGCTGAGCGCGCACGACATCACCCTGGGCAATGCAGACTGGAGCAAGACCGGCCCGCACCTGGCAGAAATCAGGCAACTGACTTTCTCGCTGAACCCGCTCTCGCTGCTGGATCACACGATCCGCATCCCCACGCTGGAACTCGCGGGCCCCGTTCTTTCGCTGGAACGCACCGCAGACGGCAAGAACAACTGGACGCTGGCCTCCGACAACACGGCGCCATCGGCCTGGAAGCTCGACCTGCAGCGGCTGGTGCTGAACCACGGCACCGTGAAGCTTGCCGATGCGCAGGCAAAGCTCAATCTCAAGATCGATGTCGAAAGCCTGCCGCGCGAAACCGCGGAGGGCTACGGCATCGGCTGGAAACTCGGCGGCACGTTTCGCCAGACTCCGCTGCACGGCAGCGGCCGGGCTGGCGCGGTGCTTTCGCTGCAGCAGGACAAGAAGCCCTACCCGCTGCAGGCAGGCGTGCAGATCGGCACCACGCGCATCGACATGGCAGGCACTTTGACCAAGCCCGATGCGCTCGCGGCGCTGGACCTGCGGCTGAAGCTTTCGGGCGCGAGCATGGCGCACCTGTACCCGATCACCGGCATCACCCTGCCCAACACGCCGCCCTTCAGCACCGAAGGCCACCTGGTCGGCAAACTCGACAAGGCCGGTGGACGATGGCTGTACGAACATTTCAAGGGCAGCGTGGGTGAAAGCGACATTGGCGGCACGCTCGAATACATCTCGCAGCAGCCGCGGCCTTTGCTGCGCGGGCAGGTGCAATCCAACCAGTTGCGGCTCGAAGACCTGGCACCGCTGATCGGCGCGGACTCCAACGCCAGCAAAGCCAAGCGGGGTGCCGCCGCCGTCCAGCCGACGGACAAGGTGCTGCCGGTGGAAAAGTTCGACACGGCAAGCTGGGGCAGCATCGACGCAGACGTGAAATTTGCCGGCCGCAAGATCATCCACGCCAAGGACCTGCCAATCGACAGCCTGGTGGCGGATTTGCATCTGAAAGACAGCGTGCTGTCGCTCACGCCGCTGAGCTTTGGCGTGGCGGGCGGCACCCTGGCCGCCACCGTCAAGCTCGACGGCAGGCAAAACCCGATTCGCGCGGATGTGCGGTTTTCGGCGCGCCGCCTGAAGATCAAGGAGCTTTTTCCAACGCTGAACACCATGCAGGCCAGCCTGGGTGAAGTCGGCGGCGATGCGGCATTGTCCGCGGTCGGCAACTCGGTTGCGAGCTTGCTGGGCACGTCGAACGGAGAAGTGAAGGCGCTGGTCAGCAAGGGCACCATGAGCAAGTTCCTGCTCGAAGCCATGGGGCTGAACATCGGCAACGTGGTGGCAACCCAGATCTTCGGCGACAAGCAGGTTCAGCTGAACTGCCTGGCAAGCGACTTCAAGGTCACGCAGGGCGTGATGCAAACGCGATCGTTTGTGCTGGACACCGATGAATCGATCATCAACGTGACAGGGCAAATCAACTTGTCCAGCGAGCAGCTGGCACTGGAGATCCAGCCGCGGAACAAGGCGCTGCGCGTGCTCTCGCTGCGCTCGCCGCTCTATGTGAAAGGCACGTTCAAGAACCCCGATGTCGGCGTCGACAAGGGCGCGGTTGCGCTCAAGCTGGGTGCCGCAATTGCGCTGGGTGCCGTGGCTCCCGCCGCTGCATTGCTGCCGCTGCTGAACGTGGGGGCCGAGGAGTTTGCAGGCTGTGCGCCGCTGGAGGCCGCTGCAACGAAGAAGCCGCAGGCACCCGTTGCAAAGGCCCCGTCGCGCTGA
- a CDS encoding general secretion pathway protein GspL has translation MNNSESSVLRIRNWRGTLMAALIGLLIVMAMIMKWLVEFQVDAAEERRSLEALAREAEARCFALASYRATEACRAAHAARANTQK, from the coding sequence ATGAATAACTCGGAATCTTCGGTCCTGCGCATCCGCAACTGGCGCGGCACATTGATGGCCGCCCTCATCGGCCTGCTCATCGTCATGGCAATGATCATGAAGTGGCTGGTCGAATTTCAGGTGGATGCGGCCGAAGAGCGCCGCTCGCTGGAGGCGCTTGCGCGCGAGGCCGAGGCGCGCTGCTTTGCATTGGCTTCGTATCGCGCAACGGAGGCGTGCCGGGCGGCGCACGCAGCACGCGCCAATACGCAGAAATAA
- a CDS encoding HU family DNA-binding protein — protein sequence MNKTDLIAAIAEDTNLSKADAGRAFDSALEHLSRALVRGETVQLIGFGTFTVASRAERQGRNPSTGEAITIKASKSPKFAAGKALKDAINQVG from the coding sequence TTGAACAAGACCGACCTCATTGCCGCAATCGCAGAAGACACCAACCTCAGCAAGGCCGACGCAGGCCGCGCATTCGACTCGGCGCTCGAGCATCTGTCGCGCGCCCTGGTGCGTGGAGAAACCGTTCAGCTGATCGGCTTCGGCACCTTTACCGTGGCGAGCCGCGCCGAGCGCCAGGGCCGCAACCCATCGACCGGCGAAGCGATCACCATCAAGGCCAGCAAGAGCCCCAAGTTCGCCGCCGGCAAGGCGTTGAAGGACGCGATCAACCAGGTGGGCTGA
- a CDS encoding L,D-transpeptidase, translating into MKNSLLLSFALACGAAFIHAATGAAENSASTQASVEVRQLAQAATSAQDNQGLPFVIVDKKKARVFIFGADGTLQGASPVLLGLAQGDESVPGIGERKLSDIRPDERTTPAGRFVSEPGVNLQGEDIVWVDYGAAVSMHRVRTNNKSERRLERLASANAEDHRISYGCINVPAAFYDTYVKPVFGSARGVVYVLPEKQPARAYFRFLPEGDG; encoded by the coding sequence ATGAAAAACTCCCTGCTCCTGTCTTTTGCGCTTGCATGCGGGGCAGCCTTCATTCACGCGGCAACCGGTGCTGCCGAGAATTCCGCAAGCACCCAAGCATCGGTCGAAGTGCGGCAGCTGGCGCAAGCAGCCACCAGCGCGCAAGACAACCAAGGCCTTCCTTTCGTAATCGTCGACAAGAAGAAGGCGCGCGTTTTCATCTTTGGCGCTGACGGTACCCTGCAAGGCGCATCGCCCGTGCTGCTGGGGCTCGCGCAAGGAGACGAGTCGGTGCCAGGCATCGGCGAGCGAAAGCTTTCCGACATACGCCCTGATGAACGCACCACGCCCGCCGGGCGCTTTGTCTCAGAGCCTGGCGTCAACCTGCAAGGCGAAGATATTGTCTGGGTGGACTATGGCGCGGCCGTGTCCATGCATCGCGTTCGAACGAACAACAAGTCAGAGCGGCGGCTGGAGCGGCTGGCGTCGGCAAATGCGGAAGACCACCGCATCTCCTATGGCTGCATCAATGTGCCCGCGGCGTTTTACGACACCTATGTGAAGCCGGTGTTCGGCAGTGCGCGCGGCGTGGTCTACGTCTTGCCCGAGAAGCAGCCTGCACGCGCGTATTTCAGGTTCTTGCCCGAAGGCGACGGTTGA